The following proteins are co-located in the Acropora palmata chromosome 11, jaAcrPala1.3, whole genome shotgun sequence genome:
- the LOC141896353 gene encoding nuclear pore complex protein Nup50-like, producing the protein MAKRVADKELTHDNWDQEDDEEEAGHFKIASDEDLSKRKIIKAKRRVNTADKQDGGIFQGFSGFSGLNNNSKGFGAGSIGMKPLASSSSNTFSNIKPVLADTCATVPSSSNAGQNGVKNSLSGKPSDHQQSSVSYQDNIKALNESVLAWIQKHINLNPYVDLSPIFNDYKEHMKEIDLKFSASTSITEATLNDTPTTVSASQPTAKDTSTFGASQTVQLKKSSENINKGECSEKEATICEPGTSTEETAEDEVPEPKSVVVAEEGAFHSIRCKLFYKRESDWVELGLGMMNLKKLEEKTQVLVRNDTTLGKILLNIYLAENTPISRSGKNNVILMSIPNPPLFSKDSEGDNSKPATYLIRVKTAQDADELHTQLNANKPSS; encoded by the exons ATGGCGAAGAGGGTTGCAGATAAAGAATTGACACACGATAATTGGGACCAGGAAGACGACGAAGAAGAA GCTGGTCATTTCAAGATTGCCTCAGATGAAGATTTAAGCAAACGAAA GATCATCAAGGCCAAACGACGGGTGAATACAGCAGACAAACAG GATGGAGGCATCTTTCAAGGATTCTCTGGATTTTCTGGTTTAAATAACAACTCTAAAGGTTTTGGTGCTGGTTCAATTGGAATGAAACCTCTGGCCTCCAGTTCTTCAAATACATTCAGTAACATAAAACCTGTGCTGGCAGATACTTGTGCCACAGTGCCTTCAAGCAGTAATGCTGGTCAAAATGGTGTGAAAAATAGCCTTTCAGGAAAACCATCAGATCATCAACAATCAAGTGTTTCTTATCAAGACAATATCAAGGCTCTGAATGAAAGTGTCCTTGCATGGATACAAAAGCACATAAACTTGAATCCATATGTTGATCTGTCACCTATTTTTAATGACTACAAGGAACATATGAAGGAGattgatttaaaattttccgCCTCAACAAGTATAACAGAAGCAACGTTAAATGACACACCAACAACAGTGTCTGCATCACAACCTACTGCAAAAGACACTTCAACTTTTGGTGCATCTCAAACAgtgcaactgaaaaaaagttcAGAAAACATCAACAAAG GTGAATGTTCTGAAAAAGAAGCCACAATATGTGAACCAGGAACATCTACTGAAGAAACTGCGGAAGATGAAGTCCCAGAACCAAAAAG tGTTGTGGTCGCTGAAGAGGGGGCCTTTCACTCCATTAGATGTAAACTTTTTTACAAGCGAGAGTCTGATTGGGTTGAGTTAGGTCTTGGAATGATGAACCTCAAAAAGCTTGAAGAAAAGACACAAGTGCTTGTGCGAAATGATACAACTCTGggcaaaattcttttgaacatCTACCTGGCAGAAAACACACCCATCAGCCGATCTGGAAAGAATAATGTCATTTTAATGTCCATACCAAACCCTCCTCTTTTCTCCAAAGACTCAGAAGGAGATAACAGCAAACCAGCAACCTATCTAATAAGAGTCAAAACAGCTCAAGATGCAGATGAACTCCACACCCAACTTAATGCAAATAAACCCTCTAGTTAG
- the LOC141896355 gene encoding putative protein-lysine deacylase ABHD14B, which translates to MANLALNVTINWRVLISVVSILTLALLSYYSGLWKQWRMHFSSRLSIVSAPDENVQTSYLTWNDNINEAVFYRQIVAENSKFAVLLLHGQKFTSKTWQDIGTLKALSSKGFTAIAADLPQYGDSKLREPKDNKEKIQFLSDLIKKLNLQRPVLVAPSMSGSYAMPFVMDEGHSKELRGFIPVAPTTVAVQKEADLEKLKLPTLLVYGEKDTSFEPYVEKMKKIPSSEVYMMKNAQHPCYLDDPGDFHQRVIKFLEKLD; encoded by the coding sequence ATGGCGAACCTGGCATTGAATGTGACTATCAACTGGCGAGTTCTCATTTCTGTGGTGTCAATTCTTACCTTAGCTCTGTTATCTTACTACTCAGGTTTATGGAAGCAGTGGCGAATGCATTTCTCTTCTaggctttcaatagtttcTGCACCGGACGAGAATGTCCAGACAAGTTATCTGACTTGGAACGACAATATTAACGAAGCAGTTTTTTATCGCCAGATTGTAGCGGAGAACTCGAAATTTGCGGTCTTATTGCTACATGGTCAAAAATTCACCTCCAAAACTTGGCAGGACATTGGAACATTAAAGGCCTTGAGTTCGAAAGGCTTCACCGCAATCGCGGCAGATTTACCACAGTACGGAGATTCTAAACTTAGAGAACCCAAGGACAATAAGGAAAAAATCCAGTTTCTCTCCGACCTAATAAAGAAACTAAATCTGCAACGGCCAGTTCTTGTGGCTCCATCTATGAGCGGTTCATATGCGATGCCATTTGTAATGGATGAAGGACACAGCAAAGAATTACGAGGTTTTATTCCAGTAGCACCCACCACAGTTGCTGTGCAAAAGGAGGCCGATTTGGAAAAACTTAAACTTCCAACTTTGTTAGTTTATGGTGAAAAAGACACTTCCTTCGAACCATAtgtggaaaaaatgaaaaagatccCTAGCAGTGAAGTTtatatgatgaaaaatgcacagCATCCTTGTTACCTTGATGACCCAGGAGATTTCCATCAAAGAGTGATcaagtttcttgaaaaacttgacTAA
- the LOC141896354 gene encoding putative protein-lysine deacylase ABHD14B: MMSSALIVPLSSSSKLPYCMKAKGGRFATVAVNWRVIIGVSLASVVVVFYYLLMTAEPEFRGLMKWDGKVNGVFYRRESPPNSRFSVLLLHGQSFSSQTWDDLGTLKFLRSKNYDAVAIDLPGFGNSKDFDSIPNTRKKRFDLLATIIGKLKIERPVIVSPSMSGSYSLPYIFDGGDGRNLRGFVPVAPVGTGDYTKEDYESIHFPTLIVLGENDQTIGKSSLRNLAKIPGCEIHMIKGAGHACYMNNPEEFHQSLDKFLSKVD, from the coding sequence ATGATGTCGAGTGCATTAATAGTGCCTTTGTCCTCAAGTTCAAAGTTACCATATTGCATGAAAGCGAAAGGAGGGCGTTTTGCTACCGTGGCAGTTAACTGGAGAGTTATTATCGGTGTATCTTTGGCCTCAGTTGTGGTcgtattttattatttattaatgacAGCTGAACCGGAGTTTCGGGGGTTAATGAAATGGGATGGAAAAGTGAACGGAGTTTTTTATCGCCGAGAAAGTCCACCTAACAGTCGCTTTTCCGTTTTGCTTCTTCACGGCCAGTCTTTTTCATCACAAACTTGGGATGATCTTGGCACGCTGAAGTTTCTGCGTTCAAAGAATTACGACGCAGTTGCAATAGATTTGCCTGGTTTTGGGAATTCGAAGGATTTTGACAGTATTCcgaatacacggaaaaaacgTTTTGACTTGCTCGCCACAATCATAGGAAAGCTAAAGATAGAGCGCCCTGTCATTGTCTCTCCGTCCATGAGCGGATCATATTCTTTACCTTACATTTTTGACGGCGGCGATGGGAGGAATCTTCGTGGATTTGTCCCTGTAGCTCCAGTCGGAACTGGAGATTATACCAAAGAGGATTATGAAAGTATACATTTCCCCACTCTTATTGTGCTTGGGGAAAACGACCAAACCATTGGAAAGTCATCCCTGCGAAACTTGGCAAAGATTCCAGGTTGCGAAATTCACATGATAAAAGGAGCAGGTCATGCGTGCTATATGAATAATCCTGAAGAATTTCATCAAAGCTTAGACAAATTTCTTAGCAAGGTTGACTGa
- the LOC141897421 gene encoding von Willebrand factor A domain-containing protein 2-like isoform X1, translating to MQSKSRNILMFAFVAVFFITYTIDAVTQPLPHTKCKRSYKKLGCFEADLKLFDELLITDRDKRSSKNDGHSLNWKQWEASIHSLACRCAEAARKRGFKVFGLQNYGECWSGPVDERTYNQTRRLNDCLMILGHPPPPCAMNDTRECMGGPGMNFNYGLDLYKFECESDPCKNGGSCIELKPSGYKCACAKGFSGESCEKGSCSPSNIYDLGLVIDGSGSESYLDFVQTQIFVINLIDLFQIGSDGTHVGVIVYSNKARLVFSLSQFHDPVELQLQLLRLQLQKGSRRIDLALKKAGTELFSDKEGDRKKVPDVLVVITTGNTIKNSEPYEDVLKPLKDRSIHIIAIGVGDKVSTDELTQIAMGRKENIIQADSTDELEPGRIHEMISKIC from the exons ATGCAG TCGAAATCGAGAAACATTTTGATGTTTGCCTTTGTCGCGGTCTTCTTCATAACCTATACAATCGATGCTG TGACACAACCTCTGCCTCACACCAAATGTAAACGCTCGTACAAGAAGCTGGGCTGTTTTGAAGCGGACTTGAAACTTTTCGATGAGCTGTTGATCACAGATAGAGATAAGCGAAGTTCTAAGAATGACGGGCATTCTTTGAATTGGAAGCAATGGGAGGCCTCTATACACAG CCTGGCCTGCCGCTGTGCCGAGGCAGCTCGGAAACGAGGTTTCAAAGTGTTTGGACTACAGAACTACGGAGAATGCTGGAGTGGGCCTGTTGATGAAAGAACATACAATCAAACACGCCGCTTAAACGATTGTTTAATGATCCTTGGACACCCTCCGCCCCCGTGCGCCATGAATGATACTAGAGAATGCATGGGTGGGCCAGGGATGAACTTCAATTATGGCCTTG ATCTCTACAAATTTGAATGTGAGAGCGATCCGTGTAAAAATGGAGGCTCATGTATCGAGTTGAAGCCAAGTGGATACAAATGCGCATGTGCAAAAGGCTTTAGCGGTGAAAGTTGCGAAAAAG GCAGCTGTTCCCCCTCTAACATATATGACCTGGGTCTAGTTATCGACGGTAGTGGAAGTGAAAGCTACCTTGACTTCGTACAGACCCAAATCTTCGTCATCAATTTGATcgatttattccaaattggtTCCGACGGAACACATGTTGGAGTCATTGTGTACAGCAACAAAGCGAGGCTCGTTTTCTCTTTATCCCAATTTCACGACCCCGTTGAGCTTCAGCTGCAGCTCTTAAGATTACAGTTACAGAAGGGAAGCAGGCGAATCGACTTGGCGTTGAAGAAGGCGGGAACAGAACTGTTCAGTGATAAAGAAGGTGACAGAAAAAAGGTTCCCGATGTTTTGGTGGTGATAACTACCGGAAATACTATAAAGAACAGCGAACCGTATGAAGATGTGCTGAAACCCTTGAAG GATCGCAGTATACACATCATCGCCATTGGAGTTGGGGATAAAGTCAGCACAGACGAGCTGACGCAGATTGCAAtgggaagaaaagaaaatattatacAAGCTGACTCTACCGATGAACTCGAGCCTGGCCGTATCCACGAAAtgatttcaaaaatttgttag
- the LOC141897421 gene encoding uncharacterized protein LOC141897421 isoform X2, which yields MQSKSRNILMFAFVAVFFITYTIDAVTQPLPHTKCKRSYKKLGCFEADLKLFDELLITDRDKRSSKNDGHSLNWKQWEASIHSLACRCAEAARKRGFKVFGLQNYGECWSGPVDERTYNQTRRLNDCLMILGHPPPPCAMNDTRECMGGPGMNFNYGLDLYKFECESDPCKNGGSCIELKPSGYKCACAKGFSGESCEKGSCSPSNIYDLGLVIDGSGSESYLDFVQTQIFVINLIDLFQIGSDGTHVGVIVYSNKARLVFSLSQFHDPVELQLQLLRLQLQKGSRRIDLALKKAGTELFSDKEGSQYTHHRHWSWG from the exons ATGCAG TCGAAATCGAGAAACATTTTGATGTTTGCCTTTGTCGCGGTCTTCTTCATAACCTATACAATCGATGCTG TGACACAACCTCTGCCTCACACCAAATGTAAACGCTCGTACAAGAAGCTGGGCTGTTTTGAAGCGGACTTGAAACTTTTCGATGAGCTGTTGATCACAGATAGAGATAAGCGAAGTTCTAAGAATGACGGGCATTCTTTGAATTGGAAGCAATGGGAGGCCTCTATACACAG CCTGGCCTGCCGCTGTGCCGAGGCAGCTCGGAAACGAGGTTTCAAAGTGTTTGGACTACAGAACTACGGAGAATGCTGGAGTGGGCCTGTTGATGAAAGAACATACAATCAAACACGCCGCTTAAACGATTGTTTAATGATCCTTGGACACCCTCCGCCCCCGTGCGCCATGAATGATACTAGAGAATGCATGGGTGGGCCAGGGATGAACTTCAATTATGGCCTTG ATCTCTACAAATTTGAATGTGAGAGCGATCCGTGTAAAAATGGAGGCTCATGTATCGAGTTGAAGCCAAGTGGATACAAATGCGCATGTGCAAAAGGCTTTAGCGGTGAAAGTTGCGAAAAAG GCAGCTGTTCCCCCTCTAACATATATGACCTGGGTCTAGTTATCGACGGTAGTGGAAGTGAAAGCTACCTTGACTTCGTACAGACCCAAATCTTCGTCATCAATTTGATcgatttattccaaattggtTCCGACGGAACACATGTTGGAGTCATTGTGTACAGCAACAAAGCGAGGCTCGTTTTCTCTTTATCCCAATTTCACGACCCCGTTGAGCTTCAGCTGCAGCTCTTAAGATTACAGTTACAGAAGGGAAGCAGGCGAATCGACTTGGCGTTGAAGAAGGCGGGAACAGAACTGTTCAGTGATAAAGAAG GATCGCAGTATACACATCATCGCCATTGGAGTTGGGGATAA